From Patescibacteria group bacterium, a single genomic window includes:
- a CDS encoding heavy-metal-associated domain-containing protein: MKTIKLQIEGMHCDACGKVISMDLEALDGVKRVQIDQKAKLAEISFDEEKTSEEEILQTIKNSGYTPKSII; the protein is encoded by the coding sequence ATGAAAACAATTAAATTACAAATTGAGGGGATGCACTGCGATGCCTGCGGCAAAGTTATTTCTATGGACCTGGAAGCTTTAGACGGAGTAAAGAGGGTTCAAATTGACCAAAAAGCAAAATTAGCCGAGATCAGTTTTGACGAAGAGAAAACAAGCGAAGAAGAAATTTTACAAACCATTAAAAATTCCGGTTACACGCCAAAGTCAATTATATGA
- the pth gene encoding aminoacyl-tRNA hydrolase codes for MKLIVGLGNPGSKYEKTRHNLGFRVVEALAKDKIKGEVKWEEAPKFSSLICRLTKDVILVKPQAFMNASGEAVAKIANFYKISASDIWVVHDDVDLPLGKIKIRIGGSAAGHHGVESLIVNLGTDRFLRIRLGIGRPSRGKDAQIEKYVLKTFELNETSEVKHLLKQAALALETCLQDGPEKTMNRFNC; via the coding sequence ATGAAATTAATCGTCGGTTTAGGTAATCCGGGCAGCAAGTATGAAAAAACCCGGCACAATTTAGGTTTTCGGGTGGTTGAGGCTTTGGCCAAAGATAAGATTAAAGGAGAGGTTAAATGGGAAGAGGCGCCAAAATTCAGTTCCTTAATTTGCCGTTTAACTAAGGATGTTATTTTGGTTAAACCCCAGGCTTTTATGAATGCTTCGGGCGAAGCTGTTGCCAAGATAGCCAACTTCTATAAAATCTCTGCCTCTGATATTTGGGTTGTCCACGACGATGTTGATTTGCCCTTGGGGAAAATCAAAATCAGAATCGGCGGCTCAGCCGCCGGCCATCACGGGGTGGAATCCTTGATCGTCAATTTGGGCACGGATCGGTTCTTAAGAATCAGACTAGGCATCGGTCGTCCGAGCCGAGGGAAAGACGCGCAAATCGAAAAATATGTTTTAAAGACTTTTGAGTTGAATGAAACCAGTGAGGTCAAACATCTGCTTAAACAAGCCGCCCTAGCCTTAGAAACCTGTCTTCAGGACGGTCCGGAAAAAACCATGAATCGGTTTAATTGTTAA
- a CDS encoding DUF4870 domain-containing protein, translated as MGEAQSNENLMGAVSYLLGFITGIVFLLIEKQSKFVRFHAMQSTILFGGLFIINVGLGFIPLLGWLAGLFLSLLGFILWIVCMWKAFQGEMYKVPYVGNLAEKQLAKMG; from the coding sequence ATGGGAGAAGCGCAGAGTAATGAAAATTTAATGGGGGCCGTTTCTTATCTTTTAGGTTTCATTACGGGGATTGTTTTTCTTTTGATTGAGAAACAATCAAAATTCGTCAGGTTCCACGCGATGCAGTCGACGATCTTATTCGGCGGACTCTTTATCATTAATGTCGGTTTGGGTTTTATTCCTTTGTTAGGTTGGCTGGCTGGGCTGTTTCTTTCTCTTTTAGGCTTTATTCTCTGGATTGTTTGTATGTGGAAAGCCTTTCAGGGAGAAATGTATAAAGTTCCTTACGTTGGTAATCTCGCCGAAAAACAGTTGGCGAAAATGGGATAA
- a CDS encoding ZIP family metal transporter: MPLLIWVITFTFLGSVASLIGGVFLLWKADLIEGKTHFLVAFAAGAMLAASFLDLLPEGFKEAKSEEFMPISAAVLFGVVTFFFLERFIAWFHHHACPDREECEGSAPTIPLLVIGDSLHNFLDGIVIASSFLLSLPVGIVASIAVFFHEIPHEMGNFGVLLHLKMQKINVLFVNLLSAFFAFLGAFLAFFFLNNLKFLIPFLVAFAAGNFIYIAASDLIPELHRSFKRQIAVSQSLSFLLGILVIILAIRVFA; the protein is encoded by the coding sequence ATGCCTCTTTTAATTTGGGTTATAACTTTTACTTTTTTGGGAAGTGTCGCTTCTTTGATCGGAGGTGTTTTTCTTTTATGGAAAGCCGATTTAATCGAGGGAAAAACTCATTTTTTGGTCGCTTTTGCGGCGGGAGCCATGCTTGCGGCTTCCTTTTTAGACCTTTTACCGGAAGGCTTTAAAGAGGCTAAAAGTGAAGAGTTTATGCCTATCTCGGCCGCCGTTTTGTTCGGCGTCGTGACCTTTTTCTTTTTGGAACGCTTTATTGCCTGGTTTCACCATCATGCTTGTCCTGATAGGGAAGAATGTGAAGGGTCGGCGCCGACAATACCGCTTTTAGTTATCGGCGATTCTTTACATAACTTTTTAGACGGTATTGTGATTGCCAGCAGTTTCCTGTTGAGTCTCCCCGTGGGTATCGTGGCGTCAATCGCGGTTTTCTTTCATGAGATCCCGCACGAGATGGGGAACTTCGGCGTTTTACTGCATCTTAAAATGCAAAAAATCAATGTCTTGTTTGTCAATCTTTTATCGGCATTTTTCGCCTTCTTAGGCGCTTTCTTGGCTTTTTTCTTCTTAAATAATTTAAAATTCTTAATTCCTTTTTTGGTCGCTTTTGCCGCCGGCAATTTTATCTATATTGCCGCCTCTGATCTTATTCCGGAGCTGCACCGTTCTTTTAAGCGTCAGATAGCCGTAAGCCAAAGTTTAAGTTTTTTATTGGGGATTCTCGTCATTATTTTAGCGATCAGGGTTTTTGCATAA
- a CDS encoding DsbA family protein, whose translation MNNNANSRGEMFWLLLVVASFLLGHLMTKAQSLEKIQAAANAGVKKEANVLVNPPSVKNQPTPLPGSAGVLASADNVPPVVAKDHLRGEKLAPITLVEYSDFECPFCKRFHPTMKKILEEYPDKVNWVYRHFPLPFHTNALPAALAAECADELGGNTKFWQYTDGIFADPSTLSSETISAVAGKIGLDKNKFSACLEDKKYQKKVEEQQAGGQKAGVNGTPGTILINNQTGKTQLISGALPFEEIKKTIDSALAE comes from the coding sequence ATGAATAATAATGCCAATTCCAGAGGAGAGATGTTTTGGCTTCTTTTGGTCGTTGCCTCCTTTCTTCTTGGGCACTTAATGACCAAGGCGCAATCTTTGGAAAAGATCCAAGCCGCCGCCAACGCCGGGGTTAAAAAGGAAGCCAATGTTTTGGTCAACCCCCCTTCTGTTAAGAATCAACCGACACCTCTTCCCGGTTCGGCCGGAGTTTTGGCAAGTGCCGATAACGTTCCGCCGGTTGTAGCTAAAGATCATTTAAGAGGAGAAAAACTTGCCCCGATTACGTTAGTTGAGTATTCCGATTTCGAATGTCCTTTCTGCAAACGTTTTCATCCCACCATGAAAAAAATTCTGGAGGAATATCCCGATAAGGTTAATTGGGTTTACCGTCATTTTCCCTTGCCGTTTCACACGAATGCCTTACCGGCGGCTTTGGCGGCCGAATGTGCCGACGAACTGGGCGGAAACACGAAATTTTGGCAGTATACGGATGGCATTTTTGCCGACCCTTCAACCTTAAGCAGCGAAACGATTTCTGCCGTTGCCGGGAAAATCGGTTTGGACAAAAACAAGTTTTCCGCCTGTCTTGAAGACAAAAAATACCAAAAGAAAGTCGAAGAGCAGCAAGCCGGCGGGCAAAAAGCCGGAGTCAACGGGACACCGGGGACAATTTTAATCAACAACCAAACCGGCAAAACCCAGCTTATTTCCGGAGCTTTACCTTTCGAAGAAATTAAAAAAACCATTGACAGCGCTTTAGCCGAATAA
- a CDS encoding endonuclease Q family protein produces the protein MKFIADLHLHSKYSRAVSQEMTLPQISHWASQKGIGLVATGDWTHPLWLREIKANLEEVTEGFFRLKSNSDSRAADPLFILSTEISSIYSQNGKGHRIHNVVLAPSIETAEKINQELTKRGVNLIADGRPITGIPASDLVKIILSVDEKALIIPAHVWTPWFSLYGSESGFGSIDECFGDMAKYIYAIETGLSSSPEMNWRIGELDTRSILSCSDAHSGPKLGREATIFEISDELGVLSYETIRSAIAPNLEPITHNQARIAYTLEFYPEEGKYHYTGHRACGIKQSPEETKKLGETCPVCGRHLTIGVMHRVEQLATRDLKTEDLTLKTDEFGVKWIGYEERPPYAMLVPLQEILSEAMGGLPASQKIQNEYQKLTNLRHNLSLPGLTGEFGVLLEMPLEEIAKVSGEKVAEGIRRVRSGQIVIDPGYDGVFGTVKIWDKEKSSSAETPEDKEQMSLF, from the coding sequence ATGAAATTTATTGCCGATTTACATCTGCATTCTAAGTACTCGCGCGCGGTTTCGCAGGAAATGACCTTACCGCAAATTAGCCATTGGGCCTCTCAAAAGGGGATAGGTTTGGTCGCCACCGGTGATTGGACTCACCCTTTGTGGTTGCGAGAAATCAAAGCCAATTTAGAAGAAGTAACGGAAGGATTTTTTAGATTAAAAAGTAATTCCGATTCCCGCGCGGCTGATCCATTATTTATCTTATCTACCGAAATTTCCAGTATCTATTCGCAAAACGGCAAGGGACATCGTATTCATAATGTTGTTTTAGCGCCCTCAATTGAGACGGCCGAAAAAATTAACCAGGAATTAACAAAAAGAGGCGTCAATTTAATTGCCGACGGTCGGCCGATTACCGGTATTCCGGCTTCGGATTTGGTCAAAATTATTTTATCGGTTGACGAGAAAGCTTTGATTATTCCGGCCCATGTCTGGACCCCCTGGTTTTCTTTATACGGTTCTGAATCCGGCTTTGGTTCTATTGATGAGTGTTTTGGCGATATGGCCAAATATATTTATGCGATTGAAACGGGACTTTCCAGCAGTCCTGAAATGAATTGGCGGATTGGTGAACTTGATACTCGGTCAATTCTTTCCTGCTCTGACGCTCACTCCGGACCGAAATTAGGGCGTGAAGCAACCATTTTCGAAATTAGTGATGAGTTAGGGGTCCTGAGTTATGAGACCATTAGAAGCGCCATTGCTCCGAACCTTGAACCTATAACTCATAACCAAGCGCGCATTGCTTATACGCTTGAATTCTATCCGGAGGAGGGGAAATATCACTACACCGGGCATCGCGCCTGCGGGATTAAACAATCACCAGAGGAGACAAAAAAATTAGGCGAAACTTGTCCGGTTTGCGGCAGGCATTTAACTATCGGCGTGATGCATCGGGTTGAGCAACTGGCGACAAGAGACCTTAAAACTGAAGACTTAACACTAAAAACTGACGAATTTGGCGTAAAATGGATAGGATATGAGGAAAGACCGCCATACGCCATGTTAGTGCCCTTACAGGAGATTTTATCAGAAGCCATGGGTGGTTTGCCGGCCTCGCAAAAGATTCAAAATGAATATCAAAAATTAACTAATCTTCGTCATAATTTAAGTCTGCCGGGATTAACCGGAGAATTTGGAGTTTTACTTGAAATGCCGCTTGAAGAAATAGCCAAGGTTTCCGGAGAAAAAGTCGCCGAGGGAATAAGAAGGGTCAGAAGCGGACAAATTGTGATTGATCCTGGTTACGATGGAGTTTTTGGCACCGTCAAAATCTGGGATAAGGAAAAATCATCCTCCGCTGAAACTCCGGAGGATAAAGAGCAGATGAGTCTGTTTTAA